A window of Calonectris borealis chromosome 3, bCalBor7.hap1.2, whole genome shotgun sequence contains these coding sequences:
- the IRAK1BP1 gene encoding interleukin-1 receptor-associated kinase 1-binding protein 1 — MALPAPPPARVFAELVPAQAQAPTPTPAPGGRGGPPAPSGRELHVSGSAELSAGPDRARVSLRLGSRKGAAGAARSSVARRLEYIAQSARQRGVPEENMTVTEDFSRVENTYQMEAEVCITFSDFGKMQNVCNLLIEKLGTSVTISPPHFYHTPEAIDTLRRQVCVAAVGNTRRKAQEVCRLFGQSLGKPLLIREEETKEWGGHIDSHLLNSPDSLTLQERIQNATAYASCRVFAVFEIKGKENRRNKLL; from the exons ATggcgctgcccgcgccgccccccgcccgcgtCTTTGCTGAGCTCGTCccggcccaggcccaggccccgACCCCaaccccggccccgggggggcgcggcggcccccCGGCGCCGTCCGGGCGGGAGCTGCACGTCAGCGGCAGCGCGGAGCTGAGCGCCGGCCCGGATCGGGCGCGGGTGTCGCTGCGGCTGGGCAGCCGGaagggggcggccggggcggcgcggagcaGCGTGGCCCGTCGGCTGGAGTACATCGCCCAGAGCGCCCGCCAGCGCGGCGTCCCG gaagaaaatatgacTGTAACAGAGGATTTTAGTAGAGTAGAAAATACTTACCAAATGGAAGCAGAG GTCTGTATTACATTCAGCGattttggaaaaatgcagaaCGTTTGCAATCTGCTCATTGAAAAGTTAGGAACCTCTGTTACCATCAGTCCACCTCATTTCTACCATACACCGGAAGCTATAGACACCCTTCG CCGTCAAGtatgtgttgctgctgttggaaaCACACGGCGGAAAGCTCAAGAAGTCTGTCGACTGTTTGGTCAGTCATTGGGAAAACCTTTATTAAtaagagaagaagaaacaaaagaatggGGAGGCCACATAGACAGTCATCTGTTGAACTCCCCAGATTCACTGACTCTGCAGGAAAGAATCCAGAATGCTACTGCTTATGCTTCTTGTAgagtgtttgctgtgtttgagataaagggaaaagaaaacagaagaaacaagttGCTCTAG